AATGCGGCCTGGATCAGTACGAGGTCCGCCGGTATCCCGGCTGGTACCGGCACATCACCCTGGCCATGCTCGCCCACGCCTTCCTCGCCGCAATGGCCGCCGCTGCGAGGACCGAAAGGGGGGCGGCAGAAACGGTTCCGACGCCCTCGCACCGCTCACCGTGGCGGAAATCCGGCGACTCCTGGCAACTGGCCGCCCCATGCCGACGCACCTGCGGCACACCGGTCACGCGCTGAACTGGTCTCGTTGGCGTCGCCGTCACCAGGCCACCGCCCGCCGCTGCCACTACCACCGTCGCACTCGAGGTCACGAACCCCGCCTATCTGACGATGCGTCAGTCGAGTACACTCCAGAACAGGGCTCTGACCAGCAGCGATGGCGAATTGCGACTGGAGTACTAGAGGGGTGGGCTGTCGATGGCGGGACGTCCTGAGAGCCCACTCGATCCCAGCACCGGGCCGGTGGCGCGGTTCGCGGCCGAGTTACGCAAACTCTGTGCGGAAGCCGGGAGCCCGACCTACCGGGTGATGGCGCAGCGCGCGGGTCAGGGGGCAAGCACCTTGTCGCAGGCTGCCGGGCGCCTCCGCGGTGTCGAGCAGGAGCGCGGCGGCGACCCGGCTGATGTCCCTGAACGAGATCATCTTCAGGGCGACGTCCTCCGGCAGCGGCAGCCTCAGCACGATCTCCCCATGCTCCAGGCTCGGTGCCATCACGCTCGCGAAGTTCTCCATGAAGGCGGTCGCGCGAACCATCGTGCCCCCTGAGGCCGGACTTCCTCAGGTGCTCCTTGGAGGACTTGCTGGAGTTGGCCGCCGCGGCCGGCCCGCTCGCGGCCGCCCCCGCTGCCTGGACCGCCGACGTCCTCAGGTACTCGCCGTCCTCGGCCGGCCGGAGCTCGCCGCGGTCTACCTCGCCGCCGCTGCGAGTGCCGCGCGCCACCCTGACACCTTCCCCGCTGGCCCGGCCGATGCCGTCCTCACCGCGCTCACCCTGAGTCGTGTCCTGCCCGCCCCTTGCCCCTCATGTCCCGGACGCGGTTGAGTTCACCGGCCGGGCATGGTCCGCTCTGCTGCGCTTCGTGTGGCGTACCGGCACCGGGCCTCGACGGTGACCTGCCGGCCGTCCTGGACCACTTGCACGCCTTCGTCGAGCCCCTGACCCGTCCCGCCGTCCCACCGGCCGGTTCGGCAGGCCTCGATGGCCGCGTCCTGGAGAGCCGCGGAAGGCAGCGGCGAAGCGAGGCGATGCGACGCGAGCAGAAACTCCACTGTCCGCCCTGCCCTTCGACCGGTCAGGGGGTGGACGAGGGGTTCCCGTGTCGCGTCGCTTTGTCTTAGAAACGCTGGATGGCGAGGATTTGTCCGTTGGTGGCGTATACGGTCACTTGGGCATAGCCTGTGCCGGTCTGCCAGTTTCGGTAGGCGGAGGCGATTTGCTGGGCTTGTGCGGTGTATCTGCTCGCGATGCGGCCGTCCCAGTCGGTGTGTATCTCTACTTTGTGATTGCCGGTGTGGGCGCTGAGTTGGGTGACGTGTCTGGTCGCGGTTTTCTCGGGTGGGGTGCCTTCCTGGGCGACCCATAGTTTGAAAGTGCTGGCCTCCGATGTTGGTGCGGCTCCAGTCTTGGGTGGTGCTTCGTCGAAGGTGTCACTGCCTTGGGTGGATGCGGTTTGCGTCGTGTGTGGGCTTTGTTCGGCGCTTGCGACGACGCCGACGACGGCCATGGCGATGATGCCGCCAGTGATCAGCTTTCCCTTGCGCATGGTGAAACCTCGTGTTCGAGTGAATGGGTGTGCTCCGGCCGCGGGAGCGGGAAGCGGGCGGGGGTTTGCCTGCCTGACCCCGTCCGGAGGCGTGAGATCACGGGTGCCGGCAGCGCGGCTGTCCTGTATTGGCGCCGCTGGGGGACATCGGCCGGCCGGGTTCCCGGTGGGCCTCGCTTGGAAGGCGCGGGCGGGGGAGTGGACGGCCGGGTGCTGTTGCTGGTTCCGCGGAGAGGTCATGCCGCATGCGGCTGTGACTTCCGTGCCGGTGGGCGGCGCCTGAAGAGTGGTCCCCGCCGCGTTCTGCGGGAGCGGCGGGGACCGGGTGGTGTGGCGGGGTCAGTTGAGTGCGCTGACCTCGGTCGCTGACAGCGTCCGCGGGTAGACGTGGACGTCAGCGACGGAGCCGGGGAAGGCCATGTAGGGGGTGGTGGCCGAGGCGCTGTTGACGCAGCCGCCGATGGTCAGGGGCATGGAGGAGTCGTATTGCGGGCTGAGGTTGGTGGCCGTTCCCATGAGGGTGCCGTTTTGGTAGAGGGCCATGGAGCCCGCGTTGGTTTGTCCGGGGACGGGCGCCCGGTAGGCGGCGACGAGGTGTGTCCAGGTGCCGGTGGGCGCGGAGTTGGGATCACCTTCGGCGGTGGGGAAGTCGGTGTTCTCGTCGTTGGTGGTTGTGGTCTGGAACATCCAGGCGGCGCTGGGTTTGTCGTAGGAGAGGTAGAAGGCCTGGTGTTGTGTGGTGCCCTGGCAGATGGCGGTGGTGCCGAGTGCTGAGTTGATTTTCACCCAGGCGGAGACGGTGTAGTCGCCGAGTGTGTTGACCCCGCTCTGCTTGCTCTTGAGGAATCCGGTGCTGCCGTCGAACGCGGTGCTGCCGGACAGTTTGCTGGGGGCGTCGGAGTTGAAGGAGACGCTGCCGGACGGGGTGAGCGCGTTGAGGGAGGCGGTGTCGGTGCCGTCCGAGGCGAGTCTCCACTCGTCCTCGGGCATGCCGTTGTCCCACCCGGAGGGGACGACCACGCTGTCCGCGCTCGCTTCGCTTGCCGCCATGGCGTACGGGTAGACCTGGACGTCGGAGACGGAGCCGGGGAAGGCGTTGTAGGGGGAGGTCGCGTCGGGTGTGTTGACGCAGCCGCCGATGGTCAGGGGCATGGAGGAGTCGTACTGCGGGGTGGGGTTGGTGGCGGTGCCCATCAGGGTGCCGTTTTGGTAGATGGACATCACGCCGGTGGTGTCGTCTCCGTCGACGGGGGCGGTGTAGGTGACCAGGAGATGTGTCCAGGTGCCCAGGGCCCCGGTGCCGGCGTCTCCCTCTGCGGTGGGGAAGTCGGCGCTGTCGTCGTTGGTGGTTGTGGTCTGGAACATCCAGCCCTGGTTGCTCCTGTCGTAGCCGAGGTAGAAGGCCTGGTGCTGGCTGGTTCCCTCGCAGAGGGCGGTGGCGGGGCCGGTTGCCGAGTCGAGTTTGACCCAGGCGGAGATGGTGTAGTCGGCGAGGGTGTTGACGGCGGTGTGGTCGCTTTCCAGGAATCCGGTGCTGCCGTCGAAGGAGGTGGCGGCGGCGGGGGCGTTGACGGCGTCGGGTCCGGCCGTGTTGAAGGTCGCGCCTCCGACCGCGGTGAGGGGGTTGTCGCCGCGTGCGTCGGTGCCGTCGGCGGCCAGGTCCCACGTGTTGTCGGGGGTGTCGCTGCCGGTGGCTTCAGGGACGATGAGGTTCGGCGCGATGACGACATCGGTGTTGGTGTCGTACAGGTACAGGCCGGCGAGGTCGGCGTAGTACGTGTCGGAGGGGTTGCCGCCGGCGAGGTCGGCCGCCTTGACGGTTGATGAGGTGGACGTGCCGTCCGTGGAGACCGCCGCTGCGAAGTCGATGACCTGCATCGGGTAGTTGTCGAGCAGGTAGCCGTTGACCTGTTCGCGGGCGGTTTCCTGGGCGGCGGTGCCGGGGTGGGCGGCGGTGAACGGCGGGATGGTGGTGAGGTAGACGGTGAGGTTGGAGCTTTGGGTCACCCGCGCCCCGTTGAGGAAAGTCTGCCCGTCGTCGGTGTAGTACGAGGTGAGTTCGCTGTTGAGGGCTGCCAGTCCGTTCTCGACCTTCGTCGCGCAGGTGTTGGCGTCGCTGGTGCAGTTGAGCAGGTCGGTGGCGCCGGTGGAGACGAGGACGGTGCGTACGTTGCCCTGGGCCAGGACGTTGCGGTCTACGGGGTTGAGCGCGCTTGTCGGGGTGTCGCTGTTGGTGATCTGCGGGAGCAGGTTGTTGTTCAGGCTGCCGCTGTTCGTCCCGGCGTTGAGGATGCCGTAGTCGACGGAGTGGTCCCCGTTGTCGTCGTTGGCGATGGCGTCGGTGATGGCGTCGCTCAGGTGGTGCCGGCCGTCGGCGCTGCCGGTGTCGGCGTTGACGCTCTGGTCGCCGTAGAGGACCAGGGAGCCGGTGGGAGCGCTGGCGGGTGTGGTGACGTCGATCCCGGCCAGGTACGGCAGCCCGGTGTACGTCGTCTGTGTGTAGTTGCCGGCTGCGGTGTCACCGGTGCGGTTGGCTGCGTCGCTGGCCCACACGGGTGTCTGGGCCGTGGCGTGGCCGGGCATGGCGGACACCGAGCCGTGCACCTGCACGCTGACCAGCAAGGTCGCCTGCTGTGGGACGGCCAGCGTCACCGGGTCGCTGGTGACGTCGCCGCCCGCCGGGATGGTGACGGAAGCCTTGCCGCCGAAGGTCAGCAAGGTCGGCGCCGCGGCCGCCGCGGCGCCGCCCGCGGTGGTGTCCTGCGGGGCGATGGAAGCCGCGTCGAAGGTCACCGGGGCGGTGCCCAGAGCGTTGGACAGGTGAACGCGGACCCCATTGTGGCCATCAGTGCCGACGCTGATATGCGCCGGGATACGTAGCGTCTTACCGGTCACGCTCGCGGTGCTGCCGTCGGACTGCTGCACCTTGGCGGTGTCCTGGACGGAGGACCACGTGCCGACCCAGTGCTGGGCGTCGGACCCGCTGCCTGCGACGCTCATCGGGCGCAGGCCGAGGCCGAGGATGTGCAGTGAGGGCTGTCCGGCCTGGACTCCGTTGGTGAACAGGGGCAGGGAGATACTGCTGATGATCGAGCCGGGGCACTGGAGCGGGACACTGACGGCGTAGATTTTCGGGCCGGAGCTTGGGCTGGTCTGGGTGTTGTCCTTGTGGTTCTCGTGGACCAGGGTCAGCGAGGCCGCCGCGGTGGGCCCGCTGATCCAGTCGGGCACGCTGTCCAGCTGGTACGACTGGTCAGCCGGGTTGCCGTCCGGGTCCAGGCAGTTGTCCTTGGCGTAGGTGATGGTGCCGATGGCTCCCTTGGCCGCACCGCCGGTGGCGAAGGCAAGGAAGACCACCGAGTCACCGGTGTTCACCACACCGCTGTCCGGGACGGTGATGGTCTGGCCGGAGGCGAGCATGTTGTCGTAAGCGCCGCTGCCGAACTTCGGCAGCGTGACGTTGGCGCCGTCCACGGTGACCGTCTGCCCACCCTGCCAGCCCGAGGCACTTGTCAGGTCGGCGGAGTTGATGCTGTTGCCGGATCCGTCGGCGTCGGCGGTGCTGGTCGTGGTCGTGAACGTGCTGGTGGCGGTGTTGTTCAGGCAGCTTCCGGTGCTGTTGATCGCGCACGCCAGCGCCGGTCCGAGCCGCAGCACGTCGATACCCGCCTGGAACCCAGAGGAACTGGGATTCTTGCCCGTCAGGGTGAGCGTCAGCGTGTGGACACCCTGCCTGAGGGTGAGCAACTGGCCGCTGGAGTCCTTCGGTACGCCCAGGTTGAGGAACTGGGTGGTGACGTAGGAGTTGTAGGCGTCGTACCCGCTGATCAGCGTCGACTGCGTGGGCTTGCCCGCGTCCAGGACCAGCCGGTAGATGCCGTAGTCCTTTGCCTTGGTCAGGTTGGCACCGAAACTCCAGGGCCCGTCTTTCGGAATGTCGAAGCTGAGGGTGACACTGTCACCGGAGACGACCTTCGAGGTACTGCTCTTGTTGCCGAGGAACGCCTGGTAGCCGTCAGCGAACTCGTAGCCGCTGCCGGCGGCCTGGCTGATCAGCTGACCACCCTTGGTGGTGACCGTAGCCGCGGGCACCGAGGTCGTCGTATTGTCCGCGTTGGTCGCGCTCCAACCGGTGATCATCTTGTCGCCGTAGGCGTACGCCGGAGTGCTGCTACCCGCGTAGAAGACGTAGGACGCCTGAGTGAGAGACGTCGAGCCTGCCTGGTCCACGGCCTTCGCATACAGCGTGTGCGGTCCCGTTGCCCCGGGAGCAAAAGCGGGGGAGGCACTGCCGTTGATGACCGACGTGCCGGTGCCCGAAGCGTTGTCGGAGCTGACGTAGTACGCCGTGCCCGGCGCGATCTTCGTGCCCGTGCTCCACTTGGTGACACCACTGCTGGTGTACATGGTGTTCCCGAGCGTGCTGTCCAGACGGAACAGATAGCCAGTGATGTTGTTGGTGTGATTGTTGCTGAGGGTGAAGGTTCCCTTGTCGCCGTAGGCGGCACCGATCTGTTTGGCCGGGAACTGACTCGACGTCACCGTCGGGGCCGGCGGCGCGCTGGTGTCGACGGTGAAGGTCTGCGTCTTCGTCCAGACGCCAGAGCCCGTCCCGGCCCAATAGCCGGCCGCGTTCTGAGCGGTAGCCTTCCAGGTGTAGGTGCCGTCCGGCAGACTCGGCGAGGTCCAGTCACTGCCGTTGGTGTTGTACCGGGCACGCTTCTTCGAATCCGTGCTGGGGCCAAAACCCTGATGTATCAGCGTGCCGGAGGAGTTGTAGACGTTGTACTCCATGCGGACCAGTTCGCTGCCGCCGGCCAGGTCGGGATCGACCGCGCGCGCGGACAGCGTCGGGGTGTGGGTGGTGGTCATCGTCTTGCCCATGCTCACCGTGGACGGCTTGAGCGCGGGAGTGCCGTTCAGCTTGGGCCGGTAACTGTAGGTGACCGACATAGTGGCGCCGCCACCGTAGGCAAGCTGCTTCCACTGAGTGGCGTCGTTCATGTCGGGTGACTGGACCATCAGCGTCATGCTCTTCCAGCCG
This Streptomyces misionensis DNA region includes the following protein-coding sequences:
- a CDS encoding LamG-like jellyroll fold domain-containing protein, translating into MTIDQLTDTGTVVVANPDGTFTRTDSSMPQRTFQHGKWVPIDTTLVRRSDGTWAPKAVVTDVSFSGGGSGALATMRNGQDKLGFSWPGALPTPVVSGDTATYPDVLPQVDLQLTADASGYSSVLVVKSAKAATDPRLRRLALGTSSAGIKLAATRDGGVQATDKHTGRTVFHSDTALMWDSTGQKTPASLVRTTSVSSARAEHRAAAKVGKHHAQVRMSLESGKQLLGVDENLLSAKSTAYPVYIDPEWSGRPSQLDWARISDNGWNVYNSTSTSGSTNAREGWDNSYPGNGERARTYYQMNTSGIKGAVVTHASLYVKQLSAASCSDTPAAVYGTDRPAGWSSSSLYWGHEPGGRTGALGSNPKSHEAGTCPVTDGANSWVSPPSLEFDVTSRAQSAAAGGWKSMTLMVQSPDMNDATQWKQLAYGGGATMSVTYSYRPKLNGTPALKPSTVSMGKTMTTTHTPTLSARAVDPDLAGGSELVRMEYNVYNSSGTLIHQGFGPSTDSKKRARYNTNGSDWTSPSLPDGTYTWKATAQNAAGYWAGTGSGVWTKTQTFTVDTSAPPAPTVTSSQFPAKQIGAAYGDKGTFTLSNNHTNNITGYLFRLDSTLGNTMYTSSGVTKWSTGTKIAPGTAYYVSSDNASGTGTSVINGSASPAFAPGATGPHTLYAKAVDQAGSTSLTQASYVFYAGSSTPAYAYGDKMITGWSATNADNTTTSVPAATVTTKGGQLISQAAGSGYEFADGYQAFLGNKSSTSKVVSGDSVTLSFDIPKDGPWSFGANLTKAKDYGIYRLVLDAGKPTQSTLISGYDAYNSYVTTQFLNLGVPKDSSGQLLTLRQGVHTLTLTLTGKNPSSSGFQAGIDVLRLGPALACAINSTGSCLNNTATSTFTTTTSTADADGSGNSINSADLTSASGWQGGQTVTVDGANVTLPKFGSGAYDNMLASGQTITVPDSGVVNTGDSVVFLAFATGGAAKGAIGTITYAKDNCLDPDGNPADQSYQLDSVPDWISGPTAAASLTLVHENHKDNTQTSPSSGPKIYAVSVPLQCPGSIISSISLPLFTNGVQAGQPSLHILGLGLRPMSVAGSGSDAQHWVGTWSSVQDTAKVQQSDGSTASVTGKTLRIPAHISVGTDGHNGVRVHLSNALGTAPVTFDAASIAPQDTTAGGAAAAAAPTLLTFGGKASVTIPAGGDVTSDPVTLAVPQQATLLVSVQVHGSVSAMPGHATAQTPVWASDAANRTGDTAAGNYTQTTYTGLPYLAGIDVTTPASAPTGSLVLYGDQSVNADTGSADGRHHLSDAITDAIANDDNGDHSVDYGILNAGTNSGSLNNNLLPQITNSDTPTSALNPVDRNVLAQGNVRTVLVSTGATDLLNCTSDANTCATKVENGLAALNSELTSYYTDDGQTFLNGARVTQSSNLTVYLTTIPPFTAAHPGTAAQETAREQVNGYLLDNYPMQVIDFAAAVSTDGTSTSSTVKAADLAGGNPSDTYYADLAGLYLYDTNTDVVIAPNLIVPEATGSDTPDNTWDLAADGTDARGDNPLTAVGGATFNTAGPDAVNAPAAATSFDGSTGFLESDHTAVNTLADYTISAWVKLDSATGPATALCEGTSQHQAFYLGYDRSNQGWMFQTTTTNDDSADFPTAEGDAGTGALGTWTHLLVTYTAPVDGDDTTGVMSIYQNGTLMGTATNPTPQYDSSMPLTIGGCVNTPDATSPYNAFPGSVSDVQVYPYAMAASEASADSVVVPSGWDNGMPEDEWRLASDGTDTASLNALTPSGSVSFNSDAPSKLSGSTAFDGSTGFLKSKQSGVNTLGDYTVSAWVKINSALGTTAICQGTTQHQAFYLSYDKPSAAWMFQTTTTNDENTDFPTAEGDPNSAPTGTWTHLVAAYRAPVPGQTNAGSMALYQNGTLMGTATNLSPQYDSSMPLTIGGCVNSASATTPYMAFPGSVADVHVYPRTLSATEVSALN